CAGTGTGGGGCCACGACTCATGGCTTCTGGTGAAGAGGGGTCAGGAGGCCTTTCGTCCCCCGTGGGCCTCACCGTCTCTCTCCTGTCCCCAGGACCAACTCGGACTCCGCACTGCACCAGACCGCGCTGACGCCCACCCCGTCAGAGTCCTTCACGGGTGGATCCCAGGACGCACACCAGAAAAGAGGTATGGGGGGCACTCACCGTCCAGCAGGTCACCTACTGTGGCGGATAGACCTTTGAAGGAAGACTTGGACTGTGCTGCCCCTCAAGAGGAGGGGCTCAGTGAAACTTGAACAGGTGGGATTAGTTGAGTTGGGTCTTGAAGAGCGCGTACCTGAAGTTACTCATCGTGTCTGTGACTTCTGGGGCACCTCCTGGTGCCATCGTGGCTGCAGGTGCACTCCTTTCTCATCGTCCTTCTTTCCACCCTAGTCTTACTTCTGACAGTCCCAGGAATGGAGGGGACCACGTCAGAGGCTGACAAGAACCTTTCCAAGCAGGCATGGGACACCAAGAAGGTAAAACTGCAgtcaaaccattttttttttccttgtcactcTTACCGAGCCTGGCCTACAGAAAACTCACGAGCCAGCCGGTTGGGGTGACTTTCTCTTCCTGAGCTGTGACCCTGGCTCAGGGCTGCTCAGGTGCCCTCTTGGTTCAACTTGCTGTTAAGAGCAGGTCGATTGCCAGGCgctgctggctcacgcctgtaatcccggcttctcaggaggcagagaccaggaggatggcggttcaaagccaaccccgggcaaatagttcccgagacccttgGGGTGGCCCAAgatgtaggccccgagttcaaggcccagtaccagGAGGAGGAAACCCTGACCACATGCAGATGAAAGGGAATGTCAGGGAGCAGGGAGGGGGTCAGTGGTCGTGTCCCCTTTCCACAGTGAAGGAAGCAAAGGTGGCAGGTGCCCCGTGGACACTGTCTGCACGGTGCCTTTCAGAGCCATCTTGAGCACGCTCTGCAGGGTCCCCTGACGTGACCACAGGGCCCTGGCCAAGGAGGGACCCGCCCTGCCACAGCCACGCAGAGAAAGGGACGTCACGCTGGCCGCCTCCCGGGCTGTGGTCACAGGGTGGCAGTCACCCCAGGGGTGTTGAGAGGCCAGGCAGCCGGGAGGGCGTGCGGCAGGCCCTGGACTGTGAGGACGTCTGGGCCCAGCTGCTGGTGGCTTCGGGCAGCCCGGCTGTGGCAGGGCAGAGAGTTGCCCTGCGGGGCGTGGGACACAGCTCCCCTCGGCTGACAGCCATCTTCTCTTCCAGCCAGGATCCAGGCCCAAGTCCTGTGAGGTCCCTGGGATCAGGTAAGTCCAGCCCAAGGGGACCGAGTGGCCGCTGATGGCCGTCCAGGTGATAGAGACACCCTGTCCCGGCCACCAGACACAGCTCCCCTGTGGGCGGTCATCCGAGAGTGGCGATGTCCCCAGGTCCCGGGTGGGGACGGAGGGGGTGACATGGCCATCTGCGTCCCCAGCGCTCACCATGTCCCCTGGCCTGTCCCCAGCATCTTCCCGTCCACCGACCAGGAGAACACTACAGCCCTGATCCCTGCCGCCCACAGCACGGGGGGCTCCCTGCCCGACCTGAGCAATATCCACTTCCCCTCGCCGCTGCCCACCCCGCTGGACCCCGAGGAGCCCGCCTTCCCCGCGCTCAGCAGCTCTGGCAGTGCCGGAAACCTGGCCACCAACCTCACGCACCTGGGCCTCGGTGCGGGCCAGGGTAAGGCCCTGAGGGCGCGGGCACCATGTCCCCATCCAAGTGCAAGAGGTGACTTATCCCAGCTGCGTCCAAAGTGCTGGGAGCGGGGCCTGGGCAGAGGCCGGGTGGACAGACACACGGTGCCCCGCAGATGGGACGGTGACTTCCGGGGGGGACAGGGAGCTGGGAGCAGGCTGTGCAGGGTCAGCCCAGCCAGGTGGTGCAGCTGTCCCTGTCCTTGCTGGAGACTGTCCTGGGGCTCTGTTGAGGACTGGCAGTGTCCCCTGAACTCTTCTGTCCCCCCATACACGTGGCACAGGTGTGTCCTAGCAGCTGCCATGAGGACCAGGCCACCCTTCCCCGTCCTCTCTGCTTATctgccccaccccagctctgcttGGGAGCCCTCGTGACCCTCAGCTCCTGCCCCATGGAGGTCCGAGACCTGGGAGGCCCCCACGATGCACCTGCACCCCGTCTCCCAGCCGTGCCCCCGCAGTGGGGTGCCCTCACCCCAGGCCCTTTGCACGCACCGCCCCGACTGTTTTGCAGGCAGCCTGTGAGCCCGTCCCTGGCCTGCCCTGTCCACCTCACCCTGTCCTCAGACCACCTGGCCTCTCCAGCTCTGCTCCATTGCTCCTCAGCTGTCCCTTGGGCTGGGGCCCCGTTTGAAGTAGGGTACGGGTTTGGATCGTGAGAGCATCAGGCAGCGCTGGGCCAGGTTCTCCTGGGAAAAGCATGAGTTTTGCGATCCTTTGGGGACGTCCCTATGGCTGCCCTGGAAAGGAGTGCAGGAAGGGGGGAGCTCGGCACCTGGACGGAGAGCAGGGGTCTCCTCGTGTGCTTTGCAGGGAGCAGGGTTGTGCGGGGCGTGGACAGCAAAGGGACCGTGAGGTGCTCCCATCCCGGTGCCCACAGCGCAGGGCACCAGCGGGGCAAGGCGCACGTGTTCCCCGGCTTTCGTGTGTGCGCACGCGTGTTGgcatgtgcgtgcgtgtgcagGGCTGGGAGGGAGCCCGGGGCCTGGCACGTGTTGGCCGAGCGCTCACCCCCGTCCCTGGGCCCCATGACATCGGGTTGAGGCCAGAGCAAGGTCCTGGCCCCAGGTGTCCTGCCTGTCACACCCTGGCACGGGGCACAAGGGGGGCCCAGGCCTGGCCAGGCAGGAGGCCTCAGGGACTGCACTGTCCCCACCCGGCCCACACAGAGCCTCCTCCTTCCGCCCCGTCCTCCCGGctcccccactcccagccccCTCGGCGCCCCAGGGGCCTTGGCAGCCCCCCAGAGCCCGCCCAGGAGCCCCACACCTCCAGCCGCCCCAGTCTAAACAAGCAGAGAGAGACCGGCACGGCACATGTGAGCCGCTGCTGGCTGGCGGGCCCCGCCCGTAATGTCTGCCGTGTGTGGCTATTTCAGAACCGGCCGCTTCCCTACCTGGTCTTCACCTTTTAGTGTAAGATGAGCTGCTGACCCCGGGCACAGGGACAGATTCTccccccatcaccaccacccccacccgcCTTGTGACAGGGAGAGGGGTCTGGGGACATTGCCCGAGTCACATCCTGGCCACAGGCCCCACAGCCTGGCCACCTGGCTGCCCGCCCTGGCCTTCCTCTCCAGCTGGCCATGGTTCTGCTGCAAAGGGGATCCAGGTTGGCAAAGCAGGAAGGTGCCCGGCCACCCTGCCGCCCACCTGGCCTCTCCGGGGTAGTGGTCACCCACGCCCGGGCAGGGATGAAAGCCATGCATTCAGGCAGCTCTTGTGGCTGTGATGGCGTGTGTCAGATACCTAAAAGACACAGTTAAAAAGCAGGCCGGCCTGTGGCGAGCCTGGCTTCTGGCTTTTCTCTGGAATCGGGGCGGCCGGCAGCACCGGGCACCTCACTGGGCCACGTTTGCCCCAGGCCCTGCCTGGCCAGTAGCTCCTGCCTTTGGTTCTGCCGCTCACAAAGCCCTAGCAACTCCCATCCTGCAATTCAGTGTCCCTTCACCCTACTGGACAGATGGTGTCACTCAGAGGCCAGGGCTGACCCAGGCCACTGTGAGCAAGAGTGGACCCCTCCTGTCTGGAAGCCGCCATGCAGCGCTGCGTGACTCCGCCCTGTCCCCCCATCCGCGCCAGGCGCAGCCCGCAGGGCCCAGTGGGGAAGGGCAGACGCGTCCAAGCTCGCCCGCCAAGCAGCCGCCCCGGGCACGGGAGCCACGGCACGTCATGTCCCCAGCACGCGCTGGGTGTGTTCCCGCCAGCCGCCTGCCAGGACACGGCGTGGGCCCCATCTCCCTCCCGCTCCATCAGGCAGCTCTGCTGGGCTTGACAGCCTTCCAGGCTCCTCAGGCCGCCCGTGACCTCACCGGGGCCTCGCTGTGAACCCCAGTGGGCGGTGGCTATCAGCTCCATCTCCCCGAGAGGAAGCCGAGGTTCGGGGCAGACCCGGGTCAAGCTGGGCCCAGGGCGTCACTGTCGTCAGGGGCCCCCCCAAGAACCCAGCAGGCCCCAACTCCACCCTGCTGGCTTGCCCTGCCCGACCTTCCACTCATCCATAGCCCAGGCTCAGAGCACGGGGCCTTGGGGCAGGGCAGGGCTgagttgaactcggggccttcaccttgagccactccgccagcccttttctgcgctgggttttttgagatgggggctcatgaactatttgcctggcctggctttgaactcccaACCTCctgctgtgcctcctgagtagctgggattacaggcagagcACCAGCACCCTAAGGGCAGCCAGTGTGGGGGTTCTCCAGCATGGGGTGCAGGGCTGTGGGACATGGAAGGAGCACAAGGTCAGGTGTTACGAAACCACAGGGTGGCGGGCCAGGCTTGCCTGAGCTACTGAAAGCCAAGCCAGAAAGTGGACGTTTACCCTGAAGTCTGGAAGTGTCCCCTGTGACTGGACAGGACTCCATGTGCTGCCTGTGCCCCCAGAAATTCTGAGGCTCCTGGCCAGATGTGGGGGTGCTGCCTTCCCCCCAACTGCAGCCAGCACTTCCTGAAATCCCATCCAAAGGCCCAGGGCAGGCTCTCATTGGCTCCAGCTGGTCATGTGCCCCTGCAAGGGGGCCAATCACAAGCCTCAGTGTTGATTGGCTGAGCACACGGGACACGCCCCTCCTGGGGGATGGAGAAGTGGGAGGAGCACAGAGCAGGGTCTGTGCCAGAGATGGGGCCAGGGGAGCCCCCGGGGCTGGCCGTGGGAAGTGCCCGCTGGCTCCTCCCCGGGCAGTGTGGCCTCCTCAGCGTCCCCGACTTCCTTCACAGGGATAAGCACGCCCGGCTCCTCCCCGCAGCACCGGCCGGCCAGCGTCAGCCCCCTGTCCCTGAGCACAGAGGCCAGGCGGCAACAGACCCAGCAGGTGTCACCCACCCTGTCCCCGCTGTCACCCATCACTCAGGTACGAGGGCCCCACTCCACCTCGGACACCTCCTGCCCCTTCCTGAGGTCTGTGGGATCCGAGCTGGGCTGGGCTTCCGCTGTACCCCCACCCCGTGTCCCCGTCCGCGTAGACGGTCGTCTGACCCGAATCAGAATCCCGACAGCAGCCGATGTGTCTGCAGCCTCTTCCCGAGCTGGCTGGTCTCGATCCGCGCCTCCCGCCCCTTCCCTTTCTGGAAACAGCTTCTTAGAGCTCTGCGTCTAACTACCTAAGTCCCCTGGCTCCTATGCACAGCCCGGCTCGCCTGCCCCTCTCGAGGCCAGGGCCCCACCTGCCCTGCAATGATGGCTTCCTTGCAGGTGACCCCCAGCTTTCTGCTGCTTTTCCTATCCGTCTCCGGCAATGTCCTGGGTCCATCCTTACCAAGCAATCACGCCCTTAAGCCCCCCAGATGGGCAAGGTGCTTAGGGTGCTGTGAGCCCCTCAGTGGGCTAGGAGCTGGCCCACCGCGTCCCCAGAGTGTGGCCATCCTGTGCCCATAGCAGCCAGGACGCCAGGGTGGCCCACTGTGCACCAGGATAAAGTCACAGCCAGCTGGATCACCTGCCCAGGGGCGTCTAGCTGCAGCCCCGTGACCCTGGGCAAGGACCACCCTTGCCAGGCCTGTTTCCTCACCGTTGGGAAACCCCCAGGACTGCCCACCTGTCATGGCTGAGCACGCCACGCTGGGGACAAGCGGGTACTGTGTCCCCGAGTGCTGGCAGCCAGGGAGCAAGCGTACGTGGCCCGACACTGTTCTCCCACAGGCCGTGGCCATGGACGCCCTGTCTCTGGAGCAGCAGCTGCCCTACGCCTTCTTCAACCAGGCGGGCTCCCAGCCACCACCACAGCCCcagccgccaccaccaccaccacccgcGTCCCAACAGCAGCCACCTCCGCCACCCCCTCAGGTGTCCGTCGGCCTCCCCCCGGGTGGCCCCCTCATGCCCAGCGCCAGCCTGACGCGGGGGCCGCAGCTGCCCCCGCTCGCGGTCACGGTACTGTCCCCTCTCCCCCAGGGCCCCCCAGAGAGCACGGGCCAGCCGCCGATGGGGCTTGACATTGCCTCGGTAAGCCCAGGATGGGGTCCTGCGGGGCCTGGATGGGGGGCTCGGGCAGGAGGAGCCAGGGGCCACGGGAGGCCACAGTGCTGGACAGGAAGGAGGACGGTCAGTCAGGGTCAGGACAGACACAGGCGCTGCCTTGGAGCAGGTACTCAGCCCAGGTGGTTGTTAAAGAGTGAAGCTGAGGTTGGCACCCGTgcgcagatggggaaactgaggcacgggcTGGTCACTGGCATGACCAGCTGCCGAACACAGCCATGGCCCCGCTGTCCCCTCCTGCTGAGTCCAGGCCTCCTGCAGGGTGGAGGACCAGGGCACTGTTGTGGCCTGGGGACCAGACACACAGAAACCGGGGGATCAAGCTGAGCTCGGTGGAAAAGGCAAgatgaggccagcctaggcagagCTGGTCACACAGCCCAGCGCTCGGGGGGCTTCACTGACCCCGTGGGATGCCTGCCCAAGGCCAGGTTGCGGTGACAAgctctgggcacagtggtgtgacCCCTGCATCCCCAGGCCTTCCTGAGTGTGGGAGAGGGACGGTCACAGCTGCATTCGGCCACAGGCAGGTGCCCAGGCTCAGTGTCCCCAGAAGTTTGCGTGCTCGGCAAAGCCCAGGCCCTGCAGACGGAGGCTGGGGGTCACCCTAGGTGCTCTGGGCCCTGGAGGGCGCCCGGCAGAGGCCCCAGAGAGGTCCACGCTTTGCGTCTGGTGGAAGCAGCAGGGCTCGGGAGGCCCCGCGGGTGGGGGCAGCCCGTGAGCTGGGCAGCCATGGGAGGGTGAGGGTGTCCTGGCCAGGGGCAGAGGTGTCCCCCTCTTGGAGCTCTGGGTCAGGTCAACCACCCTGCCTCACAGGGCCCCCGTTGCTGTCCTGCGCAGCTCTGGGAGGGTCCAAGTGACCCTCAGTCACCCACGCCCTGCTGACCGAGCCTACGCCTCTCCGCCTGGACTCGCTGCTAAGAAAAGGGGCACTTAGGGAAAGAAGTTTAAGCAGCTGTGGGGCTCAGCCTCCTTGAACagcaggctcagagaggtcaagcaGCCCCTCCAGGAGCACACAGCACGGCCGGGTCGTTGCCTGGCCACACCTGCCTCCCAGAGGTCTGGTGGCCCAAGTGGTGACTTCACACGTCAAGTCCTCAGTCTCTCAGATGGCAAAACCCAGGCAGGTTTGATCCAAGGGACACCTGCCATAGTGGCCACCCATGCTCAGATCCTTCCTGTCAGTCCCTCCACCCCAGAGGTGGTCCCCCCAGCCTGGTGGCAGACTAGGTCTTGGATAGCCAGGACCCGCCAGGACCTACAGCTAAGGACAGCTGGGGACAGAAGGGGGTCCCCTCGCCTGCCCGTCCAGGCTTTGCCTGCTGTATGCAGGTGTGTCTGCTTGACGCACGAGTGGGGTGTGGGGTGCCACTGTCCAGCCCTGCAGCCTACAGGGTCAAGGCCAGCTGTCCGCACATCGTGGTCAGCAGCTGCTCAGGGCTCCAGACCAGGGGCCTGCCGGGGACTTGTGGGGTGCGGTGATCCCCGGAAGCAGGGATCGGAGATCCTGACATGTCTGTCATTGCAGGCGCCCGGCCTCCCGCAGTACCGCACCAGCGCCGGCTCCCCGGCCAACCAGTCGCCCACCTCGCCCGTCTCCAACCAAGGCTTCTCCCCCGGGAGCTCCCCGCAAGTAAGGGTCCCCAGCTGTGTCCTGTCCCGTGTGGCTTTGTCTGTTCTCGTCCCCGCTCCATGCCATCTCACCGCCCTCGCCATCAGAGCCGAGCCGGCCTCTCGGGCCCCTCCGGGAGCCACCGGCTCCCTGTCCCTTCTGTGTCGTCTCTGCCGAGCGCCGCCGGGGGTGGTGAGGGTCCCTCGCACAAATCCAT
The sequence above is drawn from the Castor canadensis chromosome 14, mCasCan1.hap1v2, whole genome shotgun sequence genome and encodes:
- the Crtc1 gene encoding CREB-regulated transcription coactivator 1 isoform X1, producing the protein MGCDRTGGDGSPGHCEPAGRGLSPPSLNSVHADSCPYGTVYLSPPADTSWRRTNSDSALHQTALTPTPSESFTGGSQDAHQKRVLLLTVPGMEGTTSEADKNLSKQAWDTKKPGSRPKSCEVPGISIFPSTDQENTTALIPAAHSTGGSLPDLSNIHFPSPLPTPLDPEEPAFPALSSSGSAGNLATNLTHLGLGAGQGISTPGSSPQHRPASVSPLSLSTEARRQQTQQVSPTLSPLSPITQAVAMDALSLEQQLPYAFFNQAGSQPPPQPQPPPPPPPASQQQPPPPPPQGPPESTGQPPMGLDIASAPGLPQYRTSAGSPANQSPTSPVSNQGFSPGSSPQLEQFNMMESAMSSGSLYSPGSTLNYSQAAMMGLSGSHGSLQDAPQLGYASHGGIPNIILTVTGESPPSLSKELTSSLAGVSDFDSDNQFPLDELKIDPLTLDGLHMLNDPDMVLADPATEDTFRMDRL
- the Crtc1 gene encoding CREB-regulated transcription coactivator 1 isoform X3, yielding MATSNNPRKFSEKIALHNQKQAEETAAFEEVMKDLSLTRAARLQLQKSQYLQLGPSRGQYYGGSLPNVNQLGSGAMDLPFQTPFQSSGLDTSRTTRHHGLVDRVYRERGRLGSPHRRPLSVDKHGRQADSCPYGTVYLSPPADTSWRRTNSDSALHQTALTPTPSESFTGGSQDAHQKRVLLLTVPGMEGTTSEADKNLSKQAWDTKKPGSRPKSCEVPGISIFPSTDQENTTALIPAAHSTGGSLPDLSNIHFPSPLPTPLDPEEPAFPALSSSGSAGNLATNLTHLGLGAGQGISTPGSSPQHRPASVSPLSLSTEARRQQTQQVSPTLSPLSPITQAVAMDALSLEQQLPYAFFNQAGSQPPPQPQPPPPPPPASQQQPPPPPPQVSVGLPPGGPLMPSASLTRGPQLPPLAVTVLSPLPQGPPESTGQPPMGLDIASAPGLPQYRTSAGSPANQSPTSPVSNQGFSPGSSPQHTSTLGSVFGDPYYERQMAARQANALSHQLEQFNMMESAMSSGSLYSPGSTLNYSQAAMMGLSGSHGSLQDAPQLGYASHGGIPNIILTVTGESPPSLSKELTSSLAGVSDFDSDNQFPLDELKIDPLTLDGLHMLNDPDMVLADPATEDTFRMDRL
- the Crtc1 gene encoding CREB-regulated transcription coactivator 1 isoform X2, giving the protein MATSNNPRKFSEKIALHNQKQAEETAAFEEVMKDLSLTRAARLQLQKSQYLQLGPSRGQYYGGSLPNVNQLGSGAMDLPFQPSGFLGEALAAAPVSLTPFQSSGLDTSRTTRHHGLVDRVYRERGRLGSPHRRPLSVDKHGRQADSCPYGTVYLSPPADTSWRRTNSDSALHQTALTPTPSESFTGGSQDAHQKRVLLLTVPGMEGTTSEADKNLSKQAWDTKKPGSRPKSCEVPGISIFPSTDQENTTALIPAAHSTGGSLPDLSNIHFPSPLPTPLDPEEPAFPALSSSGSAGNLATNLTHLGLGAGQGISTPGSSPQHRPASVSPLSLSTEARRQQTQQVSPTLSPLSPITQAVAMDALSLEQQLPYAFFNQAGSQPPPQPQPPPPPPPASQQQPPPPPPQVSVGLPPGGPLMPSASLTRGPQLPPLAVTVLSPLPQGPPESTGQPPMGLDIASAPGLPQYRTSAGSPANQSPTSPVSNQGFSPGSSPQHTSTLGSVFGDPYYERQMAARQANALSHQLEQFNMMESAMSSGSLYSPGSTLNYSQAAMMGLSGSHGSLQDAPQLGYASHGGIPNIILTVTGESPPSLSKELTSSLAGVSDFDSDNQFPLDELKIDPLTLDGLHMLNDPDMVLADPATEDTFRMDRL
- the Crtc1 gene encoding CREB-regulated transcription coactivator 1 isoform X4: MATSNNPRKFSEKIALHNQKQAEETAAFEEVMKDLSLTRAARLQLQKSQYLQLGPSRGQYYGGSLPNVNQLGSGAMDLPFQTPFQSSGLDTSRTTRHHGLVDRVYRERGRLGSPHRRPLSVDKHGRQADSCPYGTVYLSPPADTSWRRTNSDSALHQTALTPTPSESFTGGSQDAHQKRVLLLTVPGMEGTTSEADKNLSKQAWDTKKPGSRPKSCEVPGISIFPSTDQENTTALIPAAHSTGGSLPDLSNIHFPSPLPTPLDPEEPAFPALSSSGSAGNLATNLTHLGLGAGQGISTPGSSPQHRPASVSPLSLSTEARRQQTQQVSPTLSPLSPITQAVAMDALSLEQQLPYAFFNQAGSQPPPQPQPPPPPPPASQQQPPPPPPQVSVGLPPGGPLMPSASLTRGPQLPPLAVTVLSPLPQGPPESTGQPPMGLDIASAPGLPQYRTSAGSPANQSPTSPVSNQGFSPGSSPQLEQFNMMESAMSSGSLYSPGSTLNYSQAAMMGLSGSHGSLQDAPQLGYASHGGIPNIILTVTGESPPSLSKELTSSLAGVSDFDSDNQFPLDELKIDPLTLDGLHMLNDPDMVLADPATEDTFRMDRL